A region of Ammospiza nelsoni isolate bAmmNel1 chromosome 8, bAmmNel1.pri, whole genome shotgun sequence DNA encodes the following proteins:
- the NKX1-2 gene encoding NK1 transcription factor-related protein 2, with protein sequence MVGTRSRFSGRRWRGAQVEAPAHGDPRPGGTRSPRGVPQERGKGGWNCILSLDDAKGEVLDIRAPCPAPGVRSILCGRSRRAHIRARRRHAPAPDGPRLLPRHRTDAHAPAESGAEDAGQERDEEEPSGDGSGTASPPGPEEPGSPRSARRRRAEPGCGKPRRARTAFTYEQLVALENKFRATRYLSVCERLSLALSLSLTETQVKIWFQNRRTKWKKQHPGADGAAPAASPAAAASGGSPSPPGPAALPFQTFPSYAAANVLVPPAAPFPLGAGPFAPFLGPAYLGPFYAPHL encoded by the exons ATGGTAGGAACGCGCTCGCGTTTCTCCGGCCGGCGCTGGCGGGGCGCGCAGGTGGAGGCGCCGGCACACGGGGACCCTCGGCCCGGCGGGACGCGCTCCCCACGCGGGGTCCCGCAGGAGCGAGGGAAGGGGGGCTGGAACTGCATTTTAAGTCTCGATGATGCAAAGGGAGAAGTTCTGGATATCCGCgcgccctgcccggctcccggCGTGCGGAGCATCCTCTGCGGCCGGAGCAGGAGGGCGCACATCAGGGCGCGCCGCCGCCACGCCCCGGCGCCGGACGGGCCACGGCTCTTACCGAGGCACCGCACGG ATGCGCACGCCCCGGCGGAGAGCGGCGCCGAGGACGCGGGGCAGGAGCGCGACGAGGAGGAGCCGAGCGGGGACGGGAGCGGCACCGCGAGCCCGCCCGGGCCGGAGGAGCCGGGATCGCCGCGGAgcgcccggcggcggcgggcagagccaggctgcgGGAAACCGCGGCGGGCGCGCACCGCCTTCACCTACGAGCAGCTGGTGGCCCTGGAGAACAAGTTCCGAGCCACGCGGTACCTGTCGGTGTGCGAGCGCCTCAGCCTGGCGCTGTCCCTCAGCCTCACCGAGACGCAGGTGAAGATCTGGTTCCAGAACCGCCGCACCAAGTGGAAGAAGCAGCACCCGGGCGCCGACGGGGCGGCCCCCGCAGCAtcccccgcggcggcggcgagcggtggcagccccagcccgccgggccccgccgctcTGCCCTTCCAGACTTTCCCTTCCTACGCCGCCGCCAACGTGCTGGTGCCGCCGGCCGCCCCCTTCCCGCTGGGCGCCGGCCCCTTCGCCCCCTTCCTGGGCCCCGCGTACCTCGGCCCCTTCTACGCCCCGCACCTCTGA